AACAGCGCCTCGTCAAAATAGACGTCAACCGGAAGTTGCGCGTTAGAACGCGCCAGCTTGGCGTGGGTACCCAGATCGGACATCCAAACCCCCCTTAATTAAAATACATCAAACCAAGAAGAGACAGAATCCGCAAATTCCTGAATTCAAGTAAGTTGAAAATAGTATTTCGGACAGAACCGGCAATTATACCGTTTTTTACCGGGCGGGGGCAGAGGGAGCACTGGTCCAACTTGTAGGGAAATGCAAGAAATGCATGCACTTCACGTATACAGTGGCGATTACGATAAAATCCGTCATCCGTCCGGGTGGCGTCCGTATTGTTCCACCGGAGTGGGTGGTTTGTTCTAAAATAACGGGCTACACTGCCTGGCAAGCTTTTTTGCCTTGAAACCTGAGTGACCATGTCTGAAAACGACGAATAACGATGTCTAAGAAATTATCTGCCGAAGCTGCAACGACCGCCGCCGCCGCCAACGTCTCGTTTGAAGAAGCGATGGCAGAGCTGGCCCAACTGGTTGCGCAAATGGAAGCCGGCCAGCTGCCGCTCGAAGCATCGGTGGCCGCCTATGCGCGCGGTTCCGAGCTGGTCAAGCTGTGCGCGGCCCAGCTCGAAAAAGTGGAGTCCCAGGTCAAGGTGCTCGAGGGCGACATGCTCAAGCCATTCGAACAAGCCGCCGAGGCCGAACAATGACCGCCGCCTTCGACGACTGGATGAAAACCGTGCAGGCCGGCTCGGAAAACGATTTATCGGGTTTCCTGCCCGCTGCCACCGCCACGCCCACCAGGCTGCACGCCGCCATGCGCTATGCGCTGCTCGGTGGCGGCAAGCGCGTGCGACCGTTGCTGGCCTACGCGGCCGGCGCGCTGTTCGATGCCGATGCCGCCATCGTGGCGCGCGCGGCAGCGGCCGTGGAAATGATCCACGCCTACTCGCTGGTGCACGACGACATGCCTTGCATGGACGACGACGCGCTGCGCCGTGGCAAGCCCACGGTCCACATCGCCTACGACGAAGCAACCGCGCTGCTGGTCGGCGACGCGCTGCAATCGCAGGCCTTCGTGGTGCTGGCCGAGGCCGACACCAGCCTGATTCCACCGACGCGCCTGGCGGCCATGTTGAAGGTGCTGGCCCATGCATCGGGCTCGGCCGGCATGTGCGGCGGCCAGGCCATCGACCTCGACAGCGTGGGCCTGAGCTTGACCCTGGAACAACTGGAACAGATGCACCAGCTCAAAACCGGCGCCTTGCTGCGCGCAGCCGTGCTGCTGGGCGCGCTGGCCGGCAAGGACCTCGATGCGGCCGCGATGGCGGCGCTGGACCAGTATGCGCGCGCGATCGGCCTGGCGTTCCAGGTCGTCGATGACGTGCTGGATGCCACCGCCGATTCGGCCACGCTGGGCAAGACCGCCGGCAAGGACGCGGCTGACAACAAGCCGACCTACGTGTCGATTTTGGGGCTGGAGCCATCGCGCGCGCTGGCAGAAACATTGCGGCTCGATGCGCACGCAGCGCTCGCGCCGTTCGGAGACAAGGCTCTGCGGTTACGCGAACTCGCGGATTTGATCGTGCAGCGGAAGGCATAAATGAACTTGCTAGAAAAAATAGATTCACCGGCCGACGTACGCGCACTGCCGTACCATCAACTCACGCCGCTGGCGCACGAACTGCGCGCCTACCTGCTCGACTCCGTCTCCAAGACGGGCGGTCACTTGTCGTCCAACCTGGGCACGGTCGAGCTGACGGTAGCGCTGCACTACGTGTTCAACACGCCGGAAGACCGCATCGTGTGGGACGTGGGCCACCAGACCTATTCGCACAAGATCCTCACCGGCCGCCGCAGCCGCATGCACACGCTGCGCCAGCTCGACGGCATCTCGGGCTTTCCCAAGCGCGACGAGAGCGAGTACGACACCTTCGGCACCGCCCACTCGTCGACGTCGATTTCGGCCGCGCTGGGCATGGCGCAGGCGGCCAAGATCAAGGGCGAGCACCGCCACGCGATTGCCGTCATCGGCGACGGCTCGATGACCGCCGGCATGGCCTTCGAGGCGCTGAACAACGCCGGCGTGCAGGACGACATCAACCTGCTGGTCATCCTCAACGATAACGATATGTCGATTTCGCCGCCGGTCGGCGCGCTCAATCGCTACCTGGCGCGCCTGATGTCGGGGCAGTTCTACGCCGCCGCCAAGAACGTCGGCAAGTCGGTCTTGCCCGGCCCCGTGCTGGAACTGGCCAAACGCCTGGAAGAACACGCCAAGGGCATGGTGGTGCCTGCCACCATGTTCGAGGAATTCGGCTTCAATTACATCGGCCCCATCGACGGCCACGACCTCGATTCGCTGATTCCCACGCTGCAAAACATCAAGCAGCTCAAGGGGCCGCAGTTCCTGCACGTGGTGACCAAGAAGGGCCAGGGCTACAAGCTGGCCGAAGCCGAACCGATCCTGTACCACGGCACCGGCAAATTCAACCCGGCCGAAGGCATCAAGCCGGCCACGGCGCCGGCCAAGATGACCTACACCGAGGTTTTCGGCAACTGGCTGTGCGACATGGCCGCTGCCGACAAAAAGCTGGTCGGCATCACGCCTGCCATGCGCGAAGGCTCGGGCATGGTGCGCTTCGAACAGCAATATCCCGACCGATACTTCGACGTCGGCATCGCCGAGCAGCACGCGGTCACCTTCGGCGCCGGCCTGGCCTGCGAAGGCCTGAAACCGGTCGTGGCGATCTACTCGACCTTCCTGCAACGCGGTTACGACCAGCTGGTGCACGACGTGGCGCTGCAAAACCTCGACGTCACGTTTGCGCTCGACCGCGCCGGTTTGGTCGGCGCCGACGGCGCCACCCACGCCGGCAATTACGACCTGGCCTACCTGCGCTGCATCCCGAACATGGTGATCATGGCCGCGTCGGACGAAAACGAATGCCGG
This is a stretch of genomic DNA from Duganella zoogloeoides. It encodes these proteins:
- a CDS encoding polyprenyl synthetase family protein, with amino-acid sequence MTAAFDDWMKTVQAGSENDLSGFLPAATATPTRLHAAMRYALLGGGKRVRPLLAYAAGALFDADAAIVARAAAAVEMIHAYSLVHDDMPCMDDDALRRGKPTVHIAYDEATALLVGDALQSQAFVVLAEADTSLIPPTRLAAMLKVLAHASGSAGMCGGQAIDLDSVGLSLTLEQLEQMHQLKTGALLRAAVLLGALAGKDLDAAAMAALDQYARAIGLAFQVVDDVLDATADSATLGKTAGKDAADNKPTYVSILGLEPSRALAETLRLDAHAALAPFGDKALRLRELADLIVQRKA
- the dxs gene encoding 1-deoxy-D-xylulose-5-phosphate synthase → MNLLEKIDSPADVRALPYHQLTPLAHELRAYLLDSVSKTGGHLSSNLGTVELTVALHYVFNTPEDRIVWDVGHQTYSHKILTGRRSRMHTLRQLDGISGFPKRDESEYDTFGTAHSSTSISAALGMAQAAKIKGEHRHAIAVIGDGSMTAGMAFEALNNAGVQDDINLLVILNDNDMSISPPVGALNRYLARLMSGQFYAAAKNVGKSVLPGPVLELAKRLEEHAKGMVVPATMFEEFGFNYIGPIDGHDLDSLIPTLQNIKQLKGPQFLHVVTKKGQGYKLAEAEPILYHGTGKFNPAEGIKPATAPAKMTYTEVFGNWLCDMAAADKKLVGITPAMREGSGMVRFEQQYPDRYFDVGIAEQHAVTFGAGLACEGLKPVVAIYSTFLQRGYDQLVHDVALQNLDVTFALDRAGLVGADGATHAGNYDLAYLRCIPNMVIMAASDENECRQMLTTGYRYPGPAAIRYPRGAGIGAAMEQELTTIALGKGEIKRQGARIAILAFGSMVAPSVTAGETLGATVANMRFVKPLDVELVKQLAASHDYLVTVEEGAIMGGAGAAVAEALAAEGIVKPLLMIGLPDKFIDHGDPVKLLSSVGLDAAGITASIRQRFGNAGNAGNEINAGGDEPRLVVNNG
- a CDS encoding exodeoxyribonuclease VII small subunit, producing the protein MSKKLSAEAATTAAAANVSFEEAMAELAQLVAQMEAGQLPLEASVAAYARGSELVKLCAAQLEKVESQVKVLEGDMLKPFEQAAEAEQ